The genomic window ATCAGAATCGTAGAGAAGGACGATGACGGCAATGACGATGATTTGGCGACTCTCACCGACAAAGTACAGGACGGAAAAATCCGCTGTGATTGGAAAGTCGTTTATACAGAGGACAATGACGACACCGAAAGCCAGAAAGAAATGGAAGAGAAAGGCTACACTTTGCCTGAATATGCGTTCACGGTTGAGTGCGATGGTGTGAAGAGCGAAGAGTCTGGACAGTTAGATGTCATGGGGTGGATAAAAAAGCAGTTTAAATATAAGAAAACAGGAAAGCCTCTCGCTAACATGAATTTTACAATATATCTTCTAGATGGTTCTGAAATAAATGGGACAACTGATTCCGATGGAATAGTTGATGTAAAAGACTTAAAAATGGGTGAATACTTTATTGTATTTGAGGACTAAATATGGCAAATAAATCAAAAAAAATTACAATAAGTTTAAGAGAAGAACTTATAAAGGAAAGAACATGTATTTGGAATTATACTGCAAAGATTTTACGACAATATGGGCTAAAAAAAAGTACGTCGGCTCAATTAATATTTATAAAGTGGTTAAAAGAAAACAATAAAACCATAATAGAAAATGAGCATATTTTAAAAAATAGACATATAATTACACCATCTTCGAAAAAAGATCTTATATATATTATTGGAATCAATGAACTCCTGTTTAGCCAAAATCCAGAGTTTTTTGATGTTTATCCTGAAATAGAAGAAAATCTAGTAATTATTGGAGCTAATGTATGGAGGGGTGGAAATGCAAAAGGATACGTTCAAGGTATTTTTGGCTTTGATGTTGATTATCGTTCAAAAATGATGTTCGTACATCAAGCGTTAAGAGAAGTTCGAAAGAATAATACAAAAAAATGGACAGTTTTAATTTGTAAAGAGGGGTATACAAAATCCCAGATGCATGCAATTGAAAAAGCCTTTTATGATAAAAATATAATGCGTGACAGTGTATTAAATATTTTAATACTTGACGGAATGCAATCTTCTATAATTGATAAGATGATTAATTATATAAACTATGGTGATTTAGAATTTAATGAATATAACAAGCGAAGAAAATATGTAAAAGTATCACATATTTCTATATATAGTCATGGAATGCCTAAAGGATTCTATTTTTGGTTAGATGAGCATCCTCGTGGAGGTAGTGGAAAATGCTTCGATAATAATAGTATTTCAAAACTAAAAGAAAGTGCGTTTACAAAAAATTCAGAAATTTACAGTTATGCTTGTAGAACAGGAATTGGAAATTCGGATATTGATGAGGAATGGAATTTTAAAGATGACTTGATGGTAGATAAAAGCGTAGCACAAGCATTAGCTAATGCGACAGGCGCAACAGTTTACTCTTATCTTAAACGAACTTCCTATGAAGATACCTTAGTAAAACCTGATGATAGAAATATTGTTGAAAAATGGGCAGAAGCTTCCGATCGAGATAAAGAAAATCCGATTTATAAAAAATTACATGAAATATGGGAAACTGATAATTATAAAGTAGATGGTGATATTTTTTACCCAGAAGGTGCATTTAATCCTGTAAGAGCATATTCTACACCTAAAAACTTACCTGATGAAATGATTGAATACAAAAGAAAATAGAATTTACACGAGGATATACAATGAAAAAGAAAATTTTTTTAGGTATTAATACATTTCTTTTGGTTACCGTTTTAATTAGCCTTTTCTTGCCGATTGATAGCCTTTATATTTATGCAATTAACATTGGATTGGGCATTTTATCATTATTCTTTATTTTTGCAACTTTTTTTATAAAACGGGAAAAGCAGTTTTTATTTTTATTTTTGCTTCAATTTGGGGGGCTTCTTTTTTGTCTTTTATTAATTGGATGTCATTATAGTCCTTATAGAATAGGTTGGAAATTTTATCTGTGCATATTGATTTTTCCAATTTCTTTTTCAGAGTTCAGTTTGGCAAATCAATTAGTATTAAATAAGAGAAAAGTTTTATTATTCTGTTTTATCATTTTACAATCTTTTATTTTTGTTAAATCTTTGTTCTTCACCCAATTCTACGAATTCGAAGGAAATAAAGAATACGGTGAGGATATTCGGAATTTTTCAGAAAATGGGCAATATAAAGTTTTGAATCAGCATAAATTGTTAAATAAAAATCCTGAAAAACTTACTGATGAAGACTACAATGCGATAAGTTCACTAATAAACTCTTCAGATTGGTTAAAAGATAATTATCCAAAGTATTCCAATATATCTGCAAATTCTCTTGATGTAGAATGTATTAAAAAGAACATAAAATACAGTTTTTCTGTGATTCATTTTAACGAGTTTTTCAAAGCTGATTTTTACAAACTTTCTATACCATTAGAAAAAAGGTGGAAGAAAATTTCTGTATATATTCCTAAAGGAGAGTTTTATTTATCTGCAGAAGATTTTCTTACATATGAGAAGTATTACAATATTATTCCAAAAGAAACAAGCTATACTTGTTATAAAGGGCTGGGGTTACCATATAATCAAAAGACATATGAATCTTATATCAATAATTATTTCAATTGATATTATAAACCATTTATAACAAAATGGATTTATGAAGATGATATAAAAGGCGAATTATGAAAAAAAGAATCATATTATATTCAAGTATTCTTGCTGTATTGCTGTTTATAATTTTGATAGTTGGTAATTTTTTCTATAATTTTAATGCATTAGCAGTAGATACAATAGAGTTGCCCCAAAATGATAAAACAGATTCAGAAATACTAAAACTAGGGAAAGCCTTCAAATACACAATTGATGAGTATAATAAAATTCTAACAAGAGAATTGTATTTAGCAAATCCATCTGGTTTTATGAATTGTAAAATTGGCGAATTACTACATATATGTTCGATGAGAGATTTGCTACAAACTTGTTCTATATTTAACTTTGAAATGAGAAAAGCAAATGATGATTTAGTGAATCATTTTATTACTGGAAATGGGGGGGGGGAGTTTACTTCACCAATTTTAACTAATGAAGTAAGGAAAAATAAGTCTACTAAAAATTATGTAAATTTTGCAGTTACTACAATAAAAAAGTATCTAAAAAAGTATAATGGAGACATTTACGAATTAATAAAAGATAATTCAATAAATAATGAATTTCAGATGAATGCAACATTTCCTAAATTTGAAAATCCCTTTACAGGACTAATGATTGCGATTCATGTAACTCATGGAAATAATATTAAAATTACAAATACCAAAATAGAAAATAATGTTTTAAAATGTAAGTTAGAATTTGATATTTTTGATCATTATGGACTAAATAGTGACGATTTAAATTGTTCTAAAATTAAAATAAAATTTAAAGATCTTGCTGGATTTAGGGCATGGTATTATTTACAACATTCTGTAAATTATAAAGGTAAATTCAAACCTTTTATAACACATGCAATTTTTTATGAGGACTTAGAAATAAAATTATGAAAAGAATTTATATATTTATATTGTTTTTAATTTTAATATTATTAACTAGTTGCAAGAAAAAACAAATGCAAATTAAAGAATTGGATTTTTATGATTATATTTATGCAAAAAATACAAGAGTGAAGGGGTATTTAGTTAATAACTCTTCAAAGAATTTATATGACCTTGAAAAATATCTTTATAATTATACAGAAAAAATTCTTTGTAAAGATTTTATTCAAGAATCGGAAGAAAAACTAGATAATCACAATTTAGGTAGTAATGACAAAACAATAGAAATAGATTTTTTCAGAGTATCAAAGGAAATTCCCTGGGAAATTAAAAATGAATATATTCCTCCTTATCACTTGGGGGAAGGAAATCCTTCAGATTGGATTGGAAGGTTTATTTACAGTTTTAATACGAATCAAATATGCTATTACTATGTTTGTACTCGTTCAAATTCATTACTTAAATATGGACAAATAATAAAGCATATTGAGTACAAACAATAAAAAACAATATATATGATTCCTAATTTGATAATGAATAAAAATCTTACTAAAAACAAAAAAGGAGTCTTTTCTTGTGAACTTGTTTTTGATTTTTACGATCACTTTGGATTGGATTCAGGAGATCTTATCTCTTTTGATAATACTCCTCTTAGGACGGGATTTCAAGGATGGTATATTTTGCAACATTTAAGTGAATGCAATACAGGTTGTAAAGCGTTTGTAAATCATGCAACTTATGAAAAAAAATTGGAGCTTAAAATTGAATAATAAAAAAATAAAGCCAATTTTGTTTATTATTTTTAGCATTATCCTTACATTGTTTTTTGGTATTATAAGACTGTGGATTATTTTGGCAAGACCTGATATTACTTACAGGGGAAGTAAAATTGTGCCTCAAGGAGATATAATATATTTAAACAAAATAAACATAAGGTATTTACATCAAGATATTATCTATAAAAATAGTAATACTTGTTGGAAGCATTATATTATAAAAAAGAATCATCTTTCAAAAGAAAATTTAAAAAATCAATTATTTGACTATTGTAAAGCTTATTATGAAAGTAATAAAAATTACAATGAGATTGTATTTTATTTTTATCAAGAGTCACTAAGCTAAGCCCTTTGTCCAGACATTTTGTCTGAAAAATAACGAATTTTATGCAGCCATCTTGTTGATGATTGCCGAAGGAAAACTTCCTTCCCTGTATACTTCGTCAGGAGTCTTGTAATCCAAGCCCTGATGAATTCTTTCATTGTTGAAGAACCTCACGAATTCTCCAAGCAGTTTTCGGAGTTCTTCTTCGGATCTGTAATCCCGGAGAAAAATCCATTCATATTTCAAAGTACGCCAGGTTCGCTCTACAAAGATGTTGTCCTTGCATCTTCCGATTCCGTCCATGCTGATTTCAACATTGTAGGATTTCAGAAGCCCGATGAACTCTCCGCTGGTATACTGGGAACCGCAGTCCGTGTTGAATACTGCCGGAACCCCGTATTTCTCAAAGGCTTCCCTCACGCATTCCAGGCAGAAATCTGTCCTCATGCTGTCCGAGAGCCGCCAGCTCAGAATCTTCCGGCTGTACAAATCAATCACGGCCGTAAAATACATCATGCCCCATGGAGTCTTGATGTAAGTGATGTCTGTCGCCATTACCTGGTTCGGGAACGCGATGAACTTGTTCCGCAAGAGGTACGGGAACTTTCCGTATGGCGCTTTTCCGCTTCTTGTGGTCTTGAAGACAGGCTTCTGGCCTTTGATTCCAAGTTCCTTGTACAGGTTGCGGATAAACTTTTCTCCAGCCCAGTCGTACCCGAGTCTTTTCAGATGCTTTGACATCTTTTTGTAACCATAGGTACTGTGAGTTGACCACTCATTGATTACAATTTTTGCACGATTGAGCCTTGTTTTGTTTTCCCCAGCCTTCTTTTTCTGTCGTTCTGCTTCAAATCTGCGGCGCTCATAGTAAGTTGCCCGTGGAAGTTTCAGTATCCGGCACTGTTCAAGTACAGACAGCCCGACTCCATTTTTGTCATGCATATCTTTTTGAACAAGCTGCCATGATGCTAGT from Treponema succinifaciens DSM 2489 includes these protein-coding regions:
- a CDS encoding prealbumin-like fold domain-containing protein, which encodes MEHDFSAQDGYFTTCHLKRNFCGVSNNRSISAIDRERIDRQGTNAQGETVEATSSGSGNQAETQNDTEITSAEKTPTISNPRWEAADGQTIAKALVGDEVYLCADVTDIDEGATATIRIVEKDDDGNDDDLATLTDKVQDGKIRCDWKVVYTEDNDDTESQKEMEEKGYTLPEYAFTVECDGVKSEESGQLDVMGWIKKQFKYKKTGKPLANMNFTIYLLDGSEINGTTDSDGIVDVKDLKMGEYFIVFED
- a CDS encoding DUF3289 family protein, which produces MKKRIILYSSILAVLLFIILIVGNFFYNFNALAVDTIELPQNDKTDSEILKLGKAFKYTIDEYNKILTRELYLANPSGFMNCKIGELLHICSMRDLLQTCSIFNFEMRKANDDLVNHFITGNGGGEFTSPILTNEVRKNKSTKNYVNFAVTTIKKYLKKYNGDIYELIKDNSINNEFQMNATFPKFENPFTGLMIAIHVTHGNNIKITNTKIENNVLKCKLEFDIFDHYGLNSDDLNCSKIKIKFKDLAGFRAWYYLQHSVNYKGKFKPFITHAIFYEDLEIKL
- a CDS encoding IS3 family transposase translates to MHDKNGVGLSVLEQCRILKLPRATYYERRRFEAERQKKKAGENKTRLNRAKIVINEWSTHSTYGYKKMSKHLKRLGYDWAGEKFIRNLYKELGIKGQKPVFKTTRSGKAPYGKFPYLLRNKFIAFPNQVMATDITYIKTPWGMMYFTAVIDLYSRKILSWRLSDSMRTDFCLECVREAFEKYGVPAVFNTDCGSQYTSGEFIGLLKSYNVEISMDGIGRCKDNIFVERTWRTLKYEWIFLRDYRSEEELRKLLGEFVRFFNNERIHQGLDYKTPDEVYREGSFPSAIINKMAA